In Candidatus Defluviibacterium haderslevense, the following are encoded in one genomic region:
- a CDS encoding tetratricopeptide repeat protein — translation MQTQQLYKVIIQGKLEFGNDRSFQKVVQLYNQRLETIHKRELVFKISDEIFFEKDFTMNLGRFIGNISEKMWKNTILSLEYCAQFSFSGVINAWMTDNGKILQYAHIEPLGEKSTIALYQEGKRKSEEIGSEVEAIKMLTEAIEKYERHSQAYEKRGYMNYHLKNFEDAIYDFNKSIAFDQMNASSHYGLGRTYMVKKNFKEALICLEEATKQSIALQPIYWAARRVKAICYIELKDFEKAAFEYKLFTSRTFTESDPNFKHLAMAWFNYGKVFFALGQIDESLAAFDKSLALEPTAKKGTHPELFMQRGLARKAAGKSDYILDFKKASELGYEPATKLLAEIKLS, via the coding sequence ATGCAAACACAACAATTGTACAAAGTTATAATTCAAGGGAAACTGGAGTTTGGAAATGATAGAAGTTTTCAAAAAGTTGTACAATTATACAATCAGAGGTTAGAGACAATTCATAAGAGAGAGTTGGTATTCAAAATTTCAGATGAAATCTTTTTTGAAAAGGACTTTACCATGAACCTTGGACGTTTTATTGGTAATATTTCGGAAAAAATGTGGAAAAACACAATATTATCATTAGAGTATTGCGCTCAATTTTCTTTTTCTGGTGTCATAAATGCTTGGATGACTGATAATGGTAAAATTCTTCAATATGCTCACATTGAACCTCTTGGTGAAAAAAGTACAATAGCATTATATCAAGAAGGTAAAAGAAAATCAGAAGAAATCGGTTCGGAAGTAGAAGCTATAAAAATGTTGACCGAGGCCATTGAAAAATATGAAAGGCATTCCCAAGCATATGAAAAGCGAGGCTATATGAATTACCATCTTAAAAACTTTGAAGATGCGATTTATGATTTTAATAAGAGTATTGCCTTTGATCAAATGAATGCCTCTTCACATTATGGTTTAGGAAGGACCTATATGGTAAAGAAAAATTTTAAGGAAGCTCTTATTTGTTTAGAAGAAGCAACAAAACAATCAATTGCTCTACAACCCATTTATTGGGCAGCAAGACGAGTTAAAGCAATATGCTATATTGAATTAAAAGACTTCGAAAAAGCGGCATTTGAATATAAATTATTTACATCAAGGACCTTCACAGAATCAGATCCTAATTTTAAACATTTGGCTATGGCTTGGTTTAATTATGGAAAAGTTTTCTTTGCATTGGGTCAAATTGATGAATCTCTGGCAGCTTTTGATAAAAGTCTTGCTTTAGAACCAACAGCTAAAAAGGGGACTCATCCAGAATTATTTATGCAACGAGGATTAGCAAGAAAGGCAGCAGGAAAGTCAGATTATATATTGGATTTTAAAAAAGCATCTGAACTGGGTTATGAACCAGCAACCAAACTATTAGCAGAAATCAAATTATCATAA
- a CDS encoding isoprenyl transferase, producing MKDKIDLKRLPDHIAIIMDGNGRWAKKTGQPRLFGHKNGVKAVHRVTEACAEMGIKYLSLYAFSTENWNRPIAEVTGLMSLLVETLKVELKTLTKNNIKLSTIGDLSKLPTKTQEVLKQAILDTKMNDGLHLILALNYSSRWEIVSAINTMLLDFDSQQKKGPIDEMQFVQYLNTANIPDPELLIRTSGEHRISNFLLWQLAYSELYFTETLWPDFSKENLYDAIIDYQSRERRFGLTSEQLEIKKAK from the coding sequence ATGAAGGATAAAATAGATTTAAAAAGATTGCCAGACCATATCGCGATAATAATGGATGGAAATGGGCGTTGGGCAAAAAAAACCGGTCAGCCAAGATTGTTCGGTCATAAGAATGGAGTAAAAGCCGTACATCGAGTAACGGAAGCATGTGCAGAAATGGGAATCAAATATCTAAGTTTGTACGCCTTTTCTACTGAAAACTGGAATAGACCTATTGCAGAAGTAACAGGATTGATGTCCTTATTAGTCGAAACATTAAAGGTGGAATTAAAAACTTTAACAAAAAATAACATTAAATTATCAACAATAGGTGATTTGAGCAAACTTCCGACTAAAACGCAAGAAGTTTTGAAACAAGCCATTTTAGATACAAAAATGAATGATGGATTACATTTAATTTTAGCATTAAATTATAGTTCTAGATGGGAAATTGTTTCTGCGATAAATACTATGTTATTAGATTTTGACTCACAGCAGAAAAAAGGGCCAATAGATGAAATGCAATTTGTTCAATATTTAAATACTGCAAATATTCCAGATCCAGAACTTTTAATAAGAACTAGTGGAGAGCATCGAATTTCAAATTTTTTATTGTGGCAGTTGGCGTATTCTGAACTCTATTTTACTGAAACGCTTTGGCCTGATTTTAGTAAGGAAAACCTATACGATGCAATTATTGATTATCAATCCCGAGAAAGGAGATTTGGTTTAACTTCTGAACAACTAGAAATTAAAAAGGCCAAATAG
- a CDS encoding undecaprenyl/decaprenyl-phosphate alpha-N-acetylglucosaminyl 1-phosphate transferase yields MYHIILCFLTSFMVTFIAIPSIIRIAKVKKLTDDPGERGSHNKSVPTLGGIGLFAGVIFSIILWTPFEVFGNLQYILCAFVIIFLIGAKDDLLPLTPYKKMIGQTFAAFILVFKANIRITSLYGIFGINLLPEWISIFLSLFTILVIINAFNLLDGIDGFCASVGILICITLGFWFKMTDQIVLCIIASALLGSLMAFLKFNLTPAQIFMGDTGSMLIGIICSILVIRFIEHPNIYNEFNFEINASPAIGVALLFLPLFDTLRVFIVRLIHQRSPFKADRQHVHHIILDSGLNHLQTTALLLIINVIILGIIVSLQFLGNLNLVIIILSFSLFFALFLEYLRIKKNVGKQKI; encoded by the coding sequence ATGTATCATATCATACTTTGTTTTTTAACTTCTTTCATGGTAACTTTTATTGCTATTCCCTCGATAATTAGAATCGCAAAAGTTAAAAAACTAACTGATGATCCAGGGGAGCGCGGATCTCATAATAAAAGTGTTCCAACTTTAGGTGGAATTGGACTTTTTGCCGGTGTAATATTTAGTATTATTTTATGGACTCCCTTTGAAGTTTTTGGAAATTTACAATATATTTTATGTGCTTTCGTAATCATTTTTTTAATCGGCGCAAAAGATGATTTACTTCCTTTAACACCCTATAAAAAAATGATCGGTCAAACGTTTGCTGCTTTTATTTTAGTTTTTAAAGCAAATATTCGAATTACTAGTTTATATGGAATTTTTGGAATTAATCTTTTACCCGAATGGATCAGCATATTTCTTTCATTATTTACCATTTTAGTTATTATTAATGCATTCAATTTATTGGATGGTATTGATGGCTTTTGTGCTAGCGTCGGCATTCTAATATGTATAACCTTAGGATTTTGGTTCAAAATGACAGATCAAATAGTGCTTTGCATTATTGCTTCGGCATTATTAGGGTCATTAATGGCTTTTTTAAAATTTAACCTAACTCCAGCTCAAATATTTATGGGTGATACTGGATCTATGTTAATTGGCATTATTTGCTCCATTTTAGTTATTCGATTTATTGAACACCCAAATATATACAACGAGTTTAATTTTGAAATCAATGCTTCTCCAGCCATCGGTGTTGCTTTACTTTTTTTGCCTCTTTTTGATACTTTGCGCGTATTTATCGTACGTTTAATACATCAAAGATCACCATTTAAAGCAGATCGTCAACATGTCCATCATATCATATTGGATTCAGGCTTAAATCATCTTCAAACAACTGCGCTTTTATTAATTATTAATGTTATTATTCTTGGAATTATTGTTTCCTTGCAGTTTCTTGGGAATTTAAATTTAGTCATAATTATTCTGTCTTTCAGTTTGTTTTTTGCCCTGTTTTTAGAATATTTAAGAATTAAGAAAAATGTAGGTAAACAAAAAATTTAA
- a CDS encoding CrcB family protein, with protein sequence MLIKLILIFLGGGLGSCVRFLIVYLNPNIIKTIPIATLIANGLASFVLGIYFYNFKTNPNEAWIKYFIMLGFCGGLSTFSTFSGELMEYIWNHQFWHFFIYIILSISCCLICFYFGFEIKRTLN encoded by the coding sequence ATGCTAATCAAGCTTATTCTAATTTTTCTTGGCGGTGGTTTAGGAAGTTGCGTACGTTTTCTAATTGTTTATTTGAACCCTAATATAATAAAAACGATTCCTATAGCAACATTAATTGCCAACGGACTTGCATCATTTGTTTTAGGAATCTATTTTTATAACTTTAAAACAAATCCTAATGAAGCATGGATTAAATATTTCATTATGTTAGGTTTTTGTGGTGGCTTAAGTACATTTTCTACTTTTTCCGGAGAATTAATGGAATATATTTGGAACCATCAATTTTGGCATTTTTTTATATATATTATCCTAAGTATTAGCTGTTGTTTGATCTGTTTCTATTTTGGGTTTGAAATTAAAAGAACATTAAATTAA
- a CDS encoding adenosylhomocysteinase, with protein MNQTATHLEFKVKDIKLAEWGRKEIELAEAEMPGLMSLREEYSKSKPLMGARIAGCLHMTIQTAVLIETLTALGAEVSWSSCNIFSTQDHAAAAIAAVGIPVFAWKGMNEIEFNWCIEQTLFAFKGGLPLNMILDDGGDLTNLVLDKYPELTSSIKGISEETTTGVHRLYERVKNGTLPIPAININDSVTKSKFDNKYGCKESCVDAIRRATDIMMAGKVAVVAGYGDVGKGSAASLKGAGCRVIITEIDPICALQAAMDGFQVLKMENAVKLANIIVTATGNCDIITEKYFRLMKDKTIVCNIGHFDNEIDVAWLNTNYGATKVEIKPQVDKYTIDGNDILLLAEGRLVNLGCATGHPSFVMSNSFTNQVIAQLELWNNSDAYENKVYTLPKHLDEQVARLHLSKIGVELEELKDHQAKYIGVNKSGPFKPDYYRY; from the coding sequence ATGAATCAAACTGCCACTCATTTAGAATTTAAAGTTAAAGACATAAAGTTAGCAGAATGGGGACGCAAGGAAATTGAACTTGCAGAAGCCGAAATGCCAGGGCTAATGTCATTAAGAGAAGAATATAGTAAATCCAAACCTTTAATGGGTGCTCGGATTGCCGGTTGTCTGCATATGACCATCCAAACAGCTGTTTTAATTGAAACTCTAACTGCTCTTGGAGCTGAAGTTAGTTGGTCTTCTTGTAATATTTTTTCAACCCAAGATCATGCAGCAGCTGCAATCGCAGCTGTTGGAATTCCCGTTTTTGCCTGGAAAGGAATGAACGAAATTGAATTTAATTGGTGTATCGAGCAAACTTTATTTGCTTTTAAAGGAGGGCTTCCTTTAAATATGATCCTTGATGATGGTGGTGATTTAACAAATTTAGTGCTTGATAAATATCCAGAACTTACGAGTTCAATTAAAGGTATTTCGGAAGAAACAACGACTGGTGTACATAGATTATATGAACGAGTAAAGAACGGAACGCTTCCTATCCCAGCAATCAATATTAATGATTCAGTGACAAAATCGAAATTTGATAATAAATATGGCTGTAAAGAATCATGTGTTGACGCTATTCGTCGTGCTACAGACATTATGATGGCTGGCAAAGTTGCGGTTGTTGCTGGATATGGTGATGTTGGTAAAGGTTCCGCAGCTTCGCTTAAAGGAGCTGGTTGTAGAGTTATAATTACTGAAATTGATCCTATCTGTGCGCTTCAAGCTGCTATGGATGGTTTCCAAGTATTAAAAATGGAAAATGCTGTCAAATTGGCAAATATCATAGTTACTGCAACAGGAAATTGTGACATCATTACTGAAAAATATTTCAGATTAATGAAAGATAAAACTATTGTATGTAACATTGGACATTTTGATAATGAAATTGATGTTGCCTGGTTAAATACAAATTATGGAGCAACAAAAGTTGAAATTAAACCTCAAGTAGACAAATATACTATTGATGGTAATGATATTTTACTTCTTGCAGAAGGACGTCTTGTTAATTTAGGTTGTGCCACAGGTCATCCATCATTTGTTATGTCAAATTCATTCACAAACCAAGTTATTGCACAATTAGAATTGTGGAATAATTCCGATGCATATGAAAATAAAGTCTATACCTTACCAAAACATCTCGATGAACAGGTTGCTAGACTTCATTTAAGTAAAATTGGAGTTGAACTTGAAGAACTTAAAGACCATCAAGCTAAATATATTGGAGTCAATAAATCTGGTCCCTTTAAACCTGATTATTATCGATACTAA
- a CDS encoding DUF2279 domain-containing protein yields MQSNKTLYLFLYFCLFKTVYINAQLNPRIFFKPSDSLNHTRILLAGAFTFCTYSTFSIGLYHAWYKKHNLTKFHYFNDFGEWQQMDKLGHLFNGYFQSDFCYNGALWTGVNRKKSLWIGIGISQLFQTTIELFDGHSKDWGFSWPDIAANLVGSTFFLGQDLLWHKQKLLLKFSTFPTKYSLNPVIKERVKEIYGTHLLEKLLKDYNAQTYWLSFNPNLFAAKLPWPPFLNFSIGYGSSGLYGAYENAWIDNQGLNINLDAQSNPRLHQYYFSFDLDLRKIHVKNHFLKTSLRILNIIKFPSPTLELNSKGVLKGHWLYF; encoded by the coding sequence ATGCAAAGTAATAAAACCCTTTATTTGTTCCTTTACTTTTGCTTATTTAAGACAGTTTATATAAATGCCCAATTAAACCCACGTATTTTTTTTAAACCATCAGATTCGTTAAATCACACCAGAATTTTATTAGCTGGCGCTTTTACTTTTTGTACTTATTCAACTTTTTCGATAGGTCTTTATCATGCGTGGTATAAAAAACACAACTTAACTAAATTTCATTATTTTAACGATTTTGGAGAGTGGCAACAAATGGATAAATTGGGCCATTTATTTAATGGTTATTTTCAAAGTGACTTCTGCTACAACGGGGCTTTGTGGACTGGAGTCAACAGGAAAAAAAGTCTGTGGATAGGAATTGGAATCAGTCAATTATTTCAAACCACAATTGAACTTTTTGATGGGCATTCTAAGGACTGGGGCTTTTCCTGGCCTGACATAGCTGCAAATTTAGTAGGTTCAACATTTTTTTTAGGTCAAGATCTCCTTTGGCATAAACAAAAATTACTCTTAAAGTTTTCAACTTTCCCTACAAAATACTCACTGAATCCAGTCATCAAAGAAAGAGTTAAAGAAATCTATGGCACCCATTTATTGGAAAAATTACTTAAGGACTATAATGCCCAAACATATTGGCTGTCCTTTAACCCCAATCTATTTGCTGCAAAGTTACCTTGGCCTCCATTTCTAAATTTTTCAATTGGATATGGTTCTTCCGGACTATATGGTGCTTATGAAAATGCATGGATAGATAATCAAGGCCTTAATATAAATCTAGACGCTCAGTCAAATCCAAGATTACATCAGTATTATTTTTCTTTTGATTTGGACTTAAGAAAAATTCATGTGAAAAATCATTTTTTAAAAACAAGTCTTAGAATTCTAAATATTATTAAATTTCCATCACCAACCTTAGAACTTAATTCGAAAGGCGTTTTAAAAGGACATTGGCTCTATTTTTAA
- the xth gene encoding exodeoxyribonuclease III produces the protein MKKIISLNVNGLRSAILKGFTAWIKENDFDIICLQEIKMDSSYADPDFFINQGYYSYWHCATKKGYSGVMILSKEKINNIFIGTGNPEYDQEGRVIRADIGDWSIINAYFPSGSSGEERHDFKMKFIQDFYPWIQELLYIRKKIILVGDYNIVHQAIDIHNPERKDNPSGYRPEERAWLNAWFSELFDDSFRILYPDKQEFSWWSYRAGSYQKNKGWRIDYQSISKPFSACVVNYKHHYDIRFSDHCPIEGNYNLI, from the coding sequence ATGAAAAAAATTATCAGCTTAAATGTAAATGGCTTGCGATCAGCAATATTAAAAGGTTTTACAGCCTGGATAAAGGAGAACGATTTTGATATTATTTGTTTACAAGAAATAAAAATGGATAGTTCTTACGCAGATCCTGATTTTTTTATAAATCAGGGTTATTATTCGTATTGGCATTGTGCAACAAAAAAAGGCTATAGTGGAGTAATGATCTTATCTAAAGAAAAAATAAATAATATTTTCATCGGTACAGGAAATCCTGAATATGACCAGGAAGGACGGGTAATTAGAGCTGATATCGGAGACTGGAGTATAATAAATGCCTATTTTCCTTCAGGTTCTTCCGGTGAAGAAAGACATGATTTTAAAATGAAATTCATTCAAGATTTTTATCCCTGGATTCAAGAACTATTATATATAAGAAAAAAAATAATATTAGTTGGAGATTATAATATTGTACATCAAGCTATTGATATTCACAATCCCGAAAGAAAAGATAATCCTAGTGGGTATAGACCTGAAGAACGTGCTTGGCTAAATGCATGGTTTTCTGAATTGTTTGATGATAGTTTTCGAATTTTATATCCTGATAAACAAGAATTCAGTTGGTGGAGTTACCGCGCAGGATCTTATCAAAAAAACAAAGGCTGGAGAATAGATTATCAATCTATTTCTAAACCCTTTTCAGCTTGTGTCGTAAATTATAAACATCACTACGATATTCGCTTTTCTGACCATTGCCCAATTGAAGGTAATTATAATTTAATTTAA
- a CDS encoding cyclase family protein produces MNIEVEILKQKYKVNLKAGIDISIPLSDSLDQVNCFYAPLFKSEPVRMGTFVGSVLEGGPVNFNNILLNVHGNGTHTECIGHLTKELISVNSILKEYVFINHLISVTPEKKINGDLVIEKQTLEPILIDLNIQTLTIRTLSNDILKRSKKYSGTNPIYFSKDAMDYIVSKNVKHLLVDIPSVDREEDNGLLLAHRSFWKDERALNCTITELIYVPNEVPDGVYLLLLQAAPMELDAVPSRPILYPLTYE; encoded by the coding sequence ATGAATATCGAAGTAGAAATTCTAAAGCAGAAATATAAGGTAAATTTAAAAGCAGGAATAGATATTTCTATTCCATTAAGTGATTCCTTGGACCAAGTAAATTGCTTTTATGCACCTCTTTTTAAATCAGAACCAGTTAGAATGGGAACATTTGTAGGTTCAGTATTAGAGGGAGGACCTGTAAATTTTAATAATATACTTTTGAATGTTCATGGTAACGGAACACATACCGAATGTATCGGCCATCTAACAAAGGAACTAATTTCAGTAAATAGTATTTTAAAAGAATATGTTTTTATTAATCATTTGATTAGTGTTACTCCTGAAAAAAAAATTAATGGAGACTTGGTAATTGAAAAACAAACTCTTGAACCAATACTAATTGATTTGAACATACAGACGTTAACCATTCGGACGTTGTCTAATGATATACTGAAAAGATCAAAAAAATATTCTGGTACCAACCCGATATATTTTTCAAAAGACGCTATGGACTATATAGTTTCAAAAAATGTGAAACATTTACTTGTAGATATACCCTCGGTAGATCGGGAGGAAGACAACGGACTATTATTAGCTCATCGATCTTTTTGGAAAGATGAAAGAGCGCTTAATTGCACGATAACAGAATTAATTTATGTGCCAAATGAAGTCCCTGATGGGGTTTATTTACTTCTTTTGCAAGCAGCACCAATGGAATTAGATGCCGTTCCTTCAAGACCAATACTGTATCCATTAACTTATGAATAA
- a CDS encoding NAD kinase, which yields MIKVFIFGQKAKGEDITHIKSLLYHLKLNQFEVCIYKEYLDQLPIEISKTHQHSWSTYQDIVDAKPTFVITLGGDGTILQAITFIRNSNIPILGINLGRLGFLASIDKTIIPDAVYQLVNGSYTIEERSLISLESNFSLFGEINFALNDFTILKRDNSSMITIHTYVNGDFLNSYWADGIIVSTPTGSTGYSLSCGGPIIFPDVASLVITPVAPHNLNVRPIVIPDHSILSFEVEGRTENFLCTLDSRKETISSEHQLAIKKADFKIRLAQLHPVSFLRTIHEKLNWGLDQRN from the coding sequence ATGATTAAAGTGTTTATTTTTGGTCAAAAAGCTAAGGGAGAGGACATAACACATATTAAAAGCCTTTTATACCATTTAAAATTAAATCAATTTGAAGTTTGCATATATAAAGAATATCTAGATCAACTACCTATCGAAATTAGTAAAACGCATCAACATTCTTGGTCTACATATCAAGATATAGTCGACGCTAAGCCAACATTTGTAATAACTTTGGGAGGAGATGGTACTATTTTACAAGCCATTACATTCATACGTAACAGTAACATACCTATCCTTGGAATAAATTTAGGCAGATTAGGTTTTTTGGCCAGTATAGATAAAACGATTATCCCTGATGCAGTATATCAATTAGTGAACGGTAGCTATACAATTGAGGAAAGAAGTTTAATAAGCTTAGAGAGTAATTTTTCTCTTTTTGGAGAAATCAATTTTGCATTGAATGATTTTACAATCCTCAAGAGAGATAATTCTTCAATGATAACAATTCATACTTATGTAAATGGGGATTTTCTAAATTCTTATTGGGCCGATGGCATAATAGTTTCTACTCCTACCGGGTCAACAGGTTATTCCTTATCATGTGGTGGACCAATTATTTTTCCTGATGTGGCCAGTTTAGTAATTACTCCTGTTGCGCCTCATAATCTAAATGTCAGACCCATTGTTATACCCGATCATTCTATTTTATCTTTTGAAGTGGAAGGAAGAACAGAAAATTTTTTATGCACATTGGATTCAAGAAAAGAAACTATTAGTTCTGAACATCAATTGGCAATAAAAAAGGCAGATTTTAAAATTAGATTAGCACAATTGCATCCAGTAAGTTTTTTACGTACTATACATGAAAAATTAAATTGGGGTTTAGATCAGAGAAATTAA
- a CDS encoding BamA/TamA family outer membrane protein, giving the protein MYRNQWYVLLGLQLLILIQIHSQNITCPILLVDKINIIGNEKTRSWLIEKECDLHIGDTISINRIGIKLEDIKFKLSRLVNFSNVTVKYKIYFEDKCFVIIDIIVDENWLLFPSIIGEIADPNFNIWWVEQRHSLKRVNYGIKLLHYNLTGRSDKLRIKFHTGYTDKYEISYDFPYFFNNKNYNLSIGLLYSSYKEIDVQTLANKFVFIQNDHDDLLLRREFNLKYYYRNETNWTHSLNFRLYHNRINESIALLYPEYFLASKYKFDKLKIDLNTTYSSFDIGIRPQKGIKFKATIETINEPFVERNNYIFFSQEFIHAKAFNKRISLLSRINCQESLNRIKPAYYIYRTLDNSRQVVPGYEYYIINGTDYVLVDQAVRLFILDYKKSFFKLLAKEPRIKIKSELDLRFNFTGAYFNEPYYYQTNSLTNKLIYSVTCGLDLTINNGIMLQMNYSLNHLAKGGFFVHLNSAL; this is encoded by the coding sequence ATGTATAGAAATCAATGGTATGTTTTACTTGGTTTGCAATTATTAATTTTAATTCAAATTCATTCCCAAAATATAACTTGCCCTATATTACTTGTAGATAAAATAAATATTATTGGAAATGAAAAAACCAGATCTTGGTTAATTGAAAAGGAGTGTGACCTTCATATAGGTGATACAATATCAATAAACAGAATTGGAATTAAATTAGAAGATATAAAATTTAAACTAAGTAGATTGGTTAATTTTTCAAATGTAACTGTAAAGTATAAAATTTACTTTGAGGATAAATGTTTTGTGATAATTGATATTATAGTAGATGAAAATTGGTTATTATTTCCTTCAATTATTGGCGAAATTGCAGATCCTAATTTTAATATTTGGTGGGTGGAACAAAGACATTCACTTAAACGTGTTAATTATGGAATAAAACTATTGCATTATAATCTTACAGGCCGAAGTGATAAACTTAGAATAAAGTTCCATACAGGGTATACTGATAAGTATGAAATTTCTTATGATTTCCCATATTTTTTTAATAATAAAAATTATAATCTTTCAATTGGTTTATTATATAGTTCGTACAAAGAAATTGATGTACAGACTTTAGCAAATAAATTTGTCTTTATTCAAAATGATCATGATGACTTACTACTTAGAAGAGAATTCAATTTAAAATATTATTATAGGAATGAAACAAATTGGACACATAGTTTGAATTTTAGATTATATCATAATAGAATTAATGAAAGTATTGCACTTTTATACCCTGAATATTTTTTAGCATCAAAATATAAATTTGATAAATTAAAAATTGATTTAAATACTACTTATTCAAGTTTTGATATTGGAATACGACCACAAAAGGGAATTAAATTTAAAGCCACTATTGAGACAATAAATGAGCCTTTTGTAGAGAGAAATAATTATATTTTTTTTTCCCAAGAGTTTATTCATGCTAAAGCATTTAATAAAAGAATAAGTTTATTATCTAGAATAAATTGTCAGGAATCATTAAATCGAATTAAACCTGCTTATTATATATATAGAACTTTAGATAATAGTCGTCAAGTCGTACCAGGATATGAATACTATATAATAAATGGAACAGATTATGTTTTAGTAGATCAAGCCGTCAGACTTTTTATATTAGACTATAAAAAGTCTTTTTTCAAACTATTAGCAAAAGAACCAAGAATTAAAATTAAATCTGAATTGGATTTAAGATTTAACTTTACAGGTGCATATTTTAATGAGCCCTATTATTATCAGACAAATTCATTAACAAATAAACTTATATATAGTGTAACTTGTGGACTCGATTTAACAATTAACAATGGCATTATGCTACAAATGAATTATTCTTTGAATCATTTGGCTAAAGGCGGTTTCTTTGTTCACCTTAATTCAGCATTATGA
- a CDS encoding CBS domain-containing protein: MKANTLISKHILPLSLSDHIDTALDKMIEFKVLQLYVLLDQKIIGMVTWQKLSKHNGKESIQQFLETDFQHVSSDDYIFDIWSKMLQFKLNNIPVISDVDQFIGCISENELVKFYLSCLIEIEHGCIILLSMRKMDYSLEKIAQIVEEHKAVILSSFVSEKAEKNEIYLSLQINLNDPTSILNDFVRYDIEIVKVFSKQSVQNVHEERYNELMHYLNV, from the coding sequence ATGAAGGCAAATACTTTAATTTCAAAACATATATTACCATTATCTCTAAGTGATCATATTGACACCGCATTAGATAAAATGATTGAATTTAAAGTATTACAATTATATGTATTATTGGATCAAAAGATCATTGGAATGGTTACATGGCAAAAGTTGAGTAAACACAATGGAAAAGAATCTATACAGCAATTTTTAGAAACCGATTTTCAACATGTTTCATCTGATGACTATATTTTTGATATATGGTCGAAAATGTTACAATTCAAATTAAACAATATACCGGTAATATCAGATGTAGATCAGTTTATAGGATGTATATCAGAAAATGAATTAGTCAAATTCTACCTATCATGTTTAATCGAAATAGAACATGGATGTATTATATTGCTTTCAATGAGGAAAATGGATTATTCATTGGAAAAAATAGCTCAAATTGTCGAAGAACATAAGGCAGTTATTTTATCCAGTTTTGTTTCAGAAAAGGCAGAGAAGAATGAAATTTACCTTTCCTTGCAAATAAATCTTAATGATCCAACATCAATTCTTAATGATTTTGTAAGATATGATATAGAAATTGTGAAAGTTTTTTCAAAACAATCTGTCCAAAATGTTCATGAGGAAAGATATAATGAGTTGATGCACTATTTGAATGTATAG